A stretch of the Polaribacter pacificus genome encodes the following:
- a CDS encoding CoA transferase subunit A has product MINKVVKNVTEALDGVENGMTFMLGGFGLCGIPENCITELVRLGTTELTCISNNAGVDDFGLGLLLHKRQIKKMISSYVGENDEFERQMLSGELEVDLIPQGTLAERCRATGAGIPAFYTPAGYGTEVAEGKETREFNGKMYVLEQAFDPDFAFVKAWKGDTAGNLIFKGTARNFNPMMAMAGKITVAEVEELVEVGELDPNQIHTPGIFVQRIFQGKDYEKRIEQRTVTPKS; this is encoded by the coding sequence ATGATAAATAAAGTAGTAAAAAACGTAACAGAAGCTTTGGATGGAGTTGAGAACGGAATGACATTTATGTTAGGTGGTTTTGGTCTTTGCGGAATTCCAGAGAATTGTATTACAGAACTTGTCCGATTAGGAACCACAGAATTAACTTGTATTTCTAACAATGCTGGTGTTGATGATTTTGGATTAGGCTTGTTATTACACAAGCGTCAAATTAAAAAAATGATTTCTTCTTATGTGGGAGAAAATGATGAGTTTGAAAGACAAATGTTATCGGGAGAGCTGGAAGTAGATTTAATTCCTCAAGGGACTTTAGCAGAGCGTTGTAGAGCAACCGGTGCTGGAATACCAGCATTTTATACGCCAGCAGGTTATGGAACCGAAGTAGCAGAAGGAAAAGAAACCAGAGAGTTTAATGGTAAAATGTATGTGCTAGAACAAGCATTTGATCCAGATTTTGCCTTTGTAAAAGCTTGGAAAGGAGATACTGCAGGGAACTTAATTTTTAAAGGAACTGCTCGTAATTTTAATCCAATGATGGCGATGGCAGGAAAAATAACAGTTGCAGAGGTTGAAGAATTGGTAGAAGTTGGAGAGTTAGATCCTAACCAAATTCATACCCCAGGTATTTTTGTACAACGTATTTTTCAAGGGAAAGATTATGAAAAGAGAATTGAACAACGTACGGTAACTCCTAAATCTTAG